AGCAGTATGTTTCTAGTTGTTTTGATATTGGTACCTGATAGATTATTAATTACATGCAGAACACGAGGAAGCTTACCACAAAGAGAATATCGCCGCTTCCGAAGTCACCCAGAAGCAACACGCCCATAGTACACTTACCCACACTGTGGAACAGAAGAAGGCTCAGCTGGACGCTTTGCAGAAGAAGGTAAGTGCAAACTCCAAGCACTTTGGTTTGGTAATTTGGGATCGGACTCGGGACTAATGTCGTCGCCCGTGCAGCATCAGGTAAACGAACAGTCTCGGCAGTCGAAACTTCATGAGATAGCCGGTCCGGAGGCATCCAGTGGCAATAGTGCAGGTGTAACAAGTCAGCATCACCCTTCTAGTCAGACCGATTCTCAAGCAGCCAGCACCGCTGTTGGAGGACAGAACAGTGGTGCTGGAGCTCCTACCACAGGCGAAGCCGGCAGAAACATCGGTACAGCTGGCCATCAGCAACCAGGAAATGCCGCTGGCGGTGCACTCGGCCATAGTCAACAAGGCGTACCTGCAGGTCTTCCGGCTCAGGGCGGTGGCCATGGAATGACCGAGGGGGGTATCTCGCAGGGGATCAATAATGCCCAACAGACTAATGTCAATCCCAACCCCGGTTATGGCGGGATAACCGGAAGCGGAAATCAAGGGATGAGCCAAGGAGGGAAAGTGACTGAAGCTGTGCATCGAATGTAAGGGAACTAGTAATGTAAATGTCACTGGAAGACAGTTCGTGGTTAATAAGTAAGGCCGAGAGAGGATGTTTTGTTGTAGTCTGGTAAACAGTGTGCAATACGGTGTTGATGTTATCGGAATAAGTATCTCAAAAATGCTCGTTTATGTCTGGGCTACCGAGCCGGCTTCGTTCCAACTATCTGCAATTGCGCTTTACTTATCTACTCTATCAGTGCCTTCCCACCACTGGATGTGCTCATCATATTCTAATGCTTAAGTTGGTTGATGTAGATCGAGGCTACCCCTTTGATGGGCATCTGCCAGGAAAGCTATCCTGCTTTGCatcgtcttcttcattggtcggaagaagaacgaTCAAATAGAGGATGACAGGATTAGACAAAGGGATTCCAATATTGTTAGCCATTGCAGTAGTGAGATACTCGAGTTTTCCACATCGGTCTCcccctttttctttttttcacacttgatgatgatgactTTTATGTTGTTTACAATAAGATTGGGTAACAATGAAGTATTTGCAAAAATACCATGAAGCCTGTCAAGCCGTATAGCAGTGATGATCTCCTCCTCTCGTGACGCATTTATCTCCGGCGCGACATTTCTGATGAATAGCCAGGTTACCGAAGAACCCTTCCGTGAAGATGACTGGGACCATTTCTGCATGTCTATGAAACAACCACATGTATGTTGAATGGCTACATTACGCCGACAATTGTTCATCATGCCTGGCATGTGCCAGTATCTCCTTGATCAGTTTAACATAAATGTTCACcttcatttcttcttcattaTGTGTCACGTGCTGATCCTCCACAGTCCTTTCAACTAGCTCCCATTGttccttttcatctttgTGTTTCTCGATCCAGAGAACATACTCACTCTCTGACCATCCATGAAATTCATGAGGCAGAAGTAAAGGTGAACGGACGATAATATGGTGGAGGACAATGAGGGGAGGAATGTGGACCGTTTCGACTGGGTTGGCCAGGGATTCGAGATTGGCAAAGAGAAGCGTTCTTTTCACGGGTTCATCAGACATGGTTCCTCATATGCGGAAAAAAAGATTTACCGAAATGTCCGCAACGCGACATACTCGTCCCCCACTTGCTCGACCTTAACGCTATCTTTTGTTCCTTGTATCTTACCCGTGCTCAAAAGATTAGTCACACCCATCTCCAGCTCGGTCATGTCCCCGGTGAGTTTAAGCGCTCCACTTTCTCCCATAGGACGGGTTATACTTGCGTGCAGGAGGAAGGTTCGAAGGATAAATTTGCTCAAATCCAGAACCCTGCAATAACATTATTTAGCCAGATACTATCGTAAGCCATGCGACTTACCACGCTTTCATGTATTCTCCCAAGCTCATTCTCCCCATAATCTGACTTCTAACAAATCCAATCTTATCGACCAAATCTTGCATATATGGGCTTCCACCTCTGGCATCCATTCCCATTGCTAACGGATCTACCGATGTGTTAAAGTTCACACGGTGAATGCGAGCAAGAGTTGAAATAATTTCTTTGCGAAAAGCTACATCAAGGGAGTTGGTGATGCGCCTATAGGTCGTTTCGAGTGACTAATCCCATATTAGAACAATTCCTCGTTCGATGGTAACCCAGTACTCACATTTATAGAAGGGCTCAGAATTTCCCACACTTTACCTGTATGGTCATACTCGATGTACGCCAAGTTCAGCCAGCAATGGTAGAGGCATCCAACCAGTTGGGCGTTGACCTGCTGCGCCGATGTGGCGTTCGGTCCGATTAGACTTGTGGCGGTAAAGTCTTCGATCAACTGATAGTCGTAAGTTTCAAGTTACACGCAAACAGAATACAGATGACGTACCATTCCGTCGAGTGTTTGGATAAATCCGTCCAATATCTTGGCTGCATTCCTAGCCACTGTTCTCACGAGCAGGGGATCAAACCGTGCCGAGTCCAGTTCATTGGTCATAGTCCTCGCAACACTGACACCATCGCTTGGACCTGGTGGATTTCCGCGAGCAGAAAGGTATTGCTCAACCGCTGACGCTACAACGTCGCCCATACGATTAGTAGACCGCGAAAGGTAGAGAGTTTCAAAAGACGAGATAGAGCGGAGGACAAGTACTGCTTCGGGACTGCAGATGTTTAGAGCGTTTTGAAATATTTGATTTGCGATTTAGCTCACCTCTGATGTTCCTGGGTATAAACAGTGTCTGTATGAACTGCAATCCTCGAGAAAAAATCGTGAAACAGTCGTAATAACTTGGGATACCCTACACTGAGAGCCTGTTGCAACCACGACGATGCTGAGGAATATTAGCTTCATATCGGGCAGTCCGGCTTACATTTTGCCGCTTCTTTAGTTTGTGTCTCAAAAGCCTTTGCCAAAGTGGTCCAATAGGTAAAGCTGGGCTTCTCATCTAGTCTCTGAAGTGATCAGTCAGTAGCGGTCAGAAAACACAAAATCAGCATCAGAACTTGCCTTCATTACTTCGTCAAAAAATTCCACCTGTGTTAGGGTATCTCTTTTTACCCGCAAAACCTTCTCCAAGGTATAAACCTTGATGCAACAATTGGCCACATCATCCATGACGCGTTCAAGTCTCTTCCAAAGAACACCGACCCACAGATGATTGGTGCTCGAAGTTGGTTCAGTGGGCGGTCGGCTTCGAGAAGCGAATTTCATCGAGCCTTGAGAACTACTTGCGACTATGGGGTGAAATGTCAGCACGCAAATTAGGATTATACGGGGACAATCAGACCTTTTATAGCGACTTCTTTGCCTATTGCTGACACATCAAAAGCCTTGGTCACTCTTAGAGTTACAGCATCATTCAAGTCGTCCAACAAGTTTGAGACAAGGTCGGGTAGAAGCCGAAGATTATGTGCGGTTTGAAGAGCGGACGACAAGAGAGTTTGGTTCTGAACTAAAGGTCAGCTTGCGCTCCACGCAGTGCTAGACAGGACGCACGAGCTCCTGCAGTCCAGTAAAGACCATAGTCTCCATTTCTTCTATCACCGTATCTCTGGCTCTGCTTATCAAAGGAGAATAGGCTCTGACGAAGTCAATATCCAATAGCCTTATGGACGATGTGTCGTCCCCTGGTTCATTACTTTGATCCTTTAGTAAGGAGTCAAGCTCTGCACAGCTAAGAGCGGCTTTGGCCAGttctcctctcctttcAGTTTTGtccttttctccatcttcctctgGGGCATTTCCCATCCGTTCGAGCTGCGTCTCTAGCCGACGGGCGACGATAACAAACCGACTGGCGCGTCGGGCAATATCTTTGATTTGCCTCAAATTCTGCTGTCGTCTTACAAGAGTTGAAAGATTGGTATAGGGAGTGTGGATCTTGGAGTGTAGTCGATCGATGGATGCAGATAACGATATCAAAGACGAACGGATCGGAGAAAGGTGAGATGATAGGGAAAGTGACGTTGTGAGATGGTTTAGAAGAAGCAAATGTGAAGCAGTGATCTTATTTTGTAGTTGATCAGTACGCAGTCGTTCAGTTATTCGGTCCACTTTGACAACCTACCTCTTGCCGTAGCTGCTTTGTCACATCTTCCTAGAAGTTCGGTCAATTGTTCGCTCGTTGCAATATGTCTAGCATGAAAACGCACAATGCCATAGTTCAACCTTGCTAGTTCAGCGCTGACATCTGGGTCGGCCTTATCATTGTCCTCCTTGGCATTGTTCTGCTGAGGCTGGTCAGGTGTATATTGTCTTCCCTGGAGGATGGCATTGGTGTATGAGTGGACGTCGAAGGAATCAGAGAGGAAGGGCTTGTGATCTACGGAAGTAAGACGGAACATCCGGCAAGGGGTAGAAAGGGAAGTGCGACTGACCAAGAAAAGTATCTGTGGGCATGAGGCCGGCTAGAATGGAGGTAAGGGAGATGGGGGGACGGGGGAGAAGGGGCGTGGAGCAGGCGAGCTTGGGGCTTTGGAATTGAATAAACTATACTTAATTGATTGCAGTATCTATCGATCTATCAATAAAGTGCATCCTTTATCCGACCCACCTTTAAGATTTCCCTTAGGCACGACGCGAACCGAGGGCGAGCGATCATCGATCAGCGACAAAAATTCTTATCGCCATCCACCAACTCAGCATAAATCGGAATCACCTCTGAAATGCCCAAGGAACATATCAGGAAGCggggaaagagaaagacAAAGATAAACGACGACGATCCTCTCCAACCCACCACCCATGTCATAGAACCAGAGCCCTCAGCGTCCACGGGTATCCACCCAGCCAGAGCTGCTATGCTTGCTGGGCAACCCATTCCTGTACAGGCTCCTTCTACCATTCAAGATGCTCAACCGGATGACGACGAAGGAGACGAAGAGGCCCAAAATCAGTGGACTAGAGGCCCTAGAGTGGACTCTGAATTTCCTTTCGGAATTTTAGATCCAGATGTCAAGGCGTATTTCAAGAGCATTGAAGAGCAAATCAAGGATTGGGAAGGAGTTTCTTCCGCTGGAGAGGAGCGTGAAGGTATGTTGCTCTGCAGACAACCTCTTAATTGTGACAGACATACTGATGATCGGTTTTTGTCCTCAGATCGCCAAAATTTCCTGTCCTCTGTCCTTTCTGAACTTCGAGGGCATGAGCTTTCAGCAGCGACGGACCCTGAAActtccatcatcctcgAACGTCTTATGCCCTCATTAAGTGACTGGGGTCGTAGGGTTATTGGTGACTCTTTTGGCGACAAATGGGAAGAACTTATCCGCCATAGGTTTGGAAGTCACGTTGTCCAGACGTGGATGACTTTGGCCGCCGATACATTGGATCGCGAGGTATGCTCGTCTTTTCCTTCTGTCATCTAACCTGCCATACTTATACTGACGAATATTCCTATTGCAGTCCAAAGACATTTGGCCTCCTCAGCAGACCAAGGAAGACCCCTTGGCCGGCCGACTGCCAACCATGACATCCCTATTTTCTTCGGTCATTTCCACCCTGCTTCCATCAATTCATCGACtcatttcttctccttACGCAtcccctcctcttcgtctccTCCTGCTCATCCTAACGCCCTGCAGAGTTCTTCCAGCTCTTGGGACTGAGGAAACTGCGAATGAAGGCTTGATTCGAAGCAAAAAGTCAGACAAATGGAGAAAGACTCAACATGTCAAAGGAAAGAGTATCTTAGGTGATGACCGATCCACCTCCCAGTCGTCAAACCGTGCGTTACCGGACGATCTTCAGCCATATAGGAAGGAGATACGCCAAGCCCTTATGGAAGGTCTTGGTGAGGCGGAATGGAAGGCCATGGGAGTTGATGCCGTTGGCTCCCCAACCGTTCAGCTCATCCTTGAGTTTGAAGTGGATGAGGGAGATGCAGAAAAAGAAGGGTCTTTGTTTGATGTACTTACCGAGGGCATGGTAACCCATATTTGCACCAACAATCAATCAGTTTTCGAAGCTCGACCATACCTTCTTTCTCTGATCACGTCACAAACTGGCACTCGCTTGAGCGAATCCATTCTGTCTCTAGCACCTCAAAAGGTCTTTGATGCCATTTGGAGCACGTATTTTGTTGGAAAATTGGGTAAACTGGCTGGTCATCCTTACGCAAACTTTGTGGT
This DNA window, taken from Cryptococcus gattii WM276 chromosome C, complete sequence, encodes the following:
- a CDS encoding Hypothetical Protein (Similar to TIGR gene model, INSD accession AAW42242.1), producing MPTDTFLDHKPFLSDSFDVHSYTNAILQGRQYTPDQPQQNNAKEDNDKADPDVSAELARLNYGIEDVTKQLRQEITASHLLLLNHLTTSLSLSSHLSPIRSSLISLSASIDRLHSKIHTPYTNLSTLVRRQQNLRQIKDIARRASRFVIVARRLETQLERMGNAPEEDGEKDKTERRGELAKAALSCAELDSLLKDQSNEPGDDTSSIRLLDIDFVRAYSPLISRARDTVIEEMETMVFTGLQELNQTLLSSALQTAHNLRLLPDLVSNLLDDLNDAVTLRVTKAFDVSAIGKERLERVMDDVANCCIKVYTLEKVLRVKRDTLTQVEFFDEVMKRLDEKPSFTYWTTLAKAFETQTKEAAKSSSWLQQALSVGYPKLLRLFHDFFSRIAVHTDTVYTQEHQSPEAVLVLRSISSFETLYLSRSTNRMGDVVASAVEQYLSARGNPPGPSDGVSVARTMTNELDSARFDPLLVRTVARNAAKILDGFIQTLDGMLIEDFTATSLIGPNATSAQQVNAQLVGCLYHCWLNLAYIEYDHTGKVWEILSPSINSLETTYRRITNSLDVAFRKEIISTLARIHRVNFNTSVDPLAMGMDARGGSPYMQDLVDKIGFVRSQIMGRMSLGEYMKAWVLDLSKFILRTFLLHASITRPMGESGALKLTGDMTELEMGVTNLLSTGKIQGTKDSVKVEQVGDEYVALRTFRTLLFANLESLANPVETVHIPPLIVLHHIIVRSPLLLPHEFHGWSESEYVLWIEKHKDEKEQWELVERTVEDQHVTHNEEEMKVNIYVKLIKEILAHARHDEQLSA
- a CDS encoding Hypothetical protein (Similar to TIGR gene model, INSD accession AAW42241.1; CNC02550), which gives rise to MGLFGSSDPVKETEKALAREAKAEEKNIKQSVKSLNQVERAEAKAAKAEQQAEKHHLKASKFEEKTAGLLNKASSKHEEAYHKENIAASEVTQKQHAHSTLTHTVEQKKAQLDALQKKHQVNEQSRQSKLHEIAGPEASSGNSAGVTSQHHPSSQTDSQAASTAVGGQNSGAGAPTTGEAGRNIGTAGHQQPGNAAGGALGHSQQGVPAGLPAQGGGHGMTEGGISQGINNAQQTNVNPNPGYGGITGSGNQGMSQGGKVTEAVHRM
- a CDS encoding Hypothetical protein (Similar to TIGR gene model, INSD accession AAW42243.1; CNC02570) → MPKEHIRKRGKRKTKINDDDPLQPTTHVIEPEPSASTGIHPARAAMLAGQPIPVQAPSTIQDAQPDDDEGDEEAQNQWTRGPRVDSEFPFGILDPDVKAYFKSIEEQIKDWEGVSSAGEEREDRQNFLSSVLSELRGHELSAATDPETSIILERLMPSLSDWGRRVIGDSFGDKWEELIRHRFGSHVVQTWMTLAADTLDRESKDIWPPQQTKEDPLAGRLPTMTSLFSSVISTLLPSIHRLISSPYASPPLRLLLLILTPCRVLPALGTEETANEGLIRSKKSDKWRKTQHVKGKSILGDDRSTSQSSNRALPDDLQPYRKEIRQALMEGLGEAEWKAMGVDAVGSPTVQLILEFEVDEGDAEKEGSLFDVLTEGMVTHICTNNQSVFEARPYLLSLITSQTGTRLSESILSLAPQKVFDAIWSTYFVGKLGKLAGHPYANFVVAKGVSRLEFGDIGKLIEEVLGNSGGRGLIKQA